DNA from Dehalococcoidia bacterium:
GCTCGACAACTTTGAGCATCTGACCGAGGCGGCCCCGCTGCTGCCGGAGCTGCTGGGCGCCGCGCCGGGGCTGACGCTGCTGGTCACCAGCCGCGTGCCGCTGCACCTGCGCGGCGAACGCGAGTTCCCCGTGCCGCCGCTGCCGCTGCCCAGAACCGACGGGGCACCGAGCGGTTTGGCCGCCGCGGCCGGCTCGCCCGCCGTGGCGCTGTTCGTGCAGCGGGCGCAGGCGGTACGGCCCGACTTCGTGCTGAGCGCGGAGAACGCCGAAGCCGTCGCCGCGATCTGCGCCCGGCTCGACGGGTTGCCGCTGGCGATCGAGCTTGCGGCGGCGCGCACGAAGCTGCTGCCGCCGGCGGCGCTGCTGTCGCGGCTCGAACAGCCGCTGCCGCTGCTAGTGGGCGGGGCGCGCGACGCGCCTGAGCGCCAGCGAACGTTGCGGGACACGCTCGCCTGGAGCCACGCGCTGCTCTCTCCTGAGGAGCAGGCGCTGTTCCGGCGGCTGGCGGTGTTTCCGGGCGGCTGCACGCTGGCGGCGGCGGAGGCCGTCTGCGGCGCGCTCGACGGCGTGGGCGAGGTGCTGGCATCGCTCGCCGCGCTGGTGGATCACAGCCTCGTGCTGCGCTTGGACGACCCAACGGGCGAGCCGCGCTACCGCCTGCTGGAGACGATCCGCGCCTACGCCCTGGAGCAGCTAGCGGTCAGCGGCGAGGAAGAGCGGCTGCGGCAGGCGCAGGCGGTCCATTTCATCGGCTTTCTACGCCGGGCCGTGCGCGGCCGGATGTTTCAGCGCATTGACCCGGAGATCGACAACCTGCACGCGGTGCTTGCCTGGTGCCTGGCGCGCGAGGATCTGAGCACAGGGGGGCGCGTTCTCTGGCCCCTCTACTTCTATGGGATGCGGTTCGGCCACCTGCAGCACGTACGGGGCTGGCCGGAACGCTTCCTGGTCCTGCCGGCGGCGCAGGCGCCGACCGTGTCCCGCGCCCGCCTGCTCTGTCTCGCCGGCACGCTGCGGTGGTGGGGCGGTGGGCAACGCACCGAGCTGGCGCTCGTGGAAGCAAGCATCGTCCTCAGCCGCGAGCTCGGCGACCGCACCTGCCTGAATGTCGCGCTCAACACGCTTGGCGAGGCCGTCATCCGCTGGGATCCGCCGCGGGGCTGCGGCCTGCTGGAGGAACAGCTCTTGCTCTCCCGCGAGCTGAACGACCGGGTTTCGGAGGCGATCGGACTGTTCCTTCTGGCTTACGGGCTGATCATCGCGGGTGACGCTGCTGCCGCGTCCGGCCGTCGCGCCGAGCTGGAACGGCTGGCCTCTCGGACAGGCGACCCCATCTATCAGGGCTGGGCGCTCCTCACCCAGATGATGTTCGCTGCGATGGGTGGCGACTGGGCGGCGATGAGGGCGCTGCGGGAGCCGCTCAGGCGTCCATTGATGGCGGTCGACGGCGGCATCGGCGGATTCGCGGTGCAAGCCTTGATCCTCCAACCACTTGAGTTGCGCCATCAATGGGACATCTCCAGCATGGCAAACGCGCTGGAAGCGCTCCTCTACCTGGCTCGCGGCGGGGGCAACTTCGCCGCCTTTCCATTCTGGATGGTCATGGAAGTCGGGATGCTGGCGGCCTTGCGGAGTGACGCGCCGTCTGCGGCACGCTGGTTCGGCGCCGCCGAGCGCTGGAGCGACGGGCAGTTGCTGCCGCGCGCATGGGCCGATCTCTACGAGCGCGACCTGAAAGCGGCGCGCGCCGCGCTGAGCGAAGACGAATTCAAGCGCTGCTGGGCCGACGGCGAAGGGCTGACGCTGGTGCAGGCGCTGGACGCGGCGCTGGCCTACGTGCGGCGCGTGGCCGCGACAGAAGATGGCGAGACAGTCAGCGCTGGAACCCGACCGCCATTAAGCGACGCGGCACACGGCGAGGGGGAAGCTTAGCCGCCGAGCGGGCGCAGGTGCTCGACGCCGCGCACCAGCACGACGCGGTAGCCCATGCCGGTCAGCTCGCCGCGCAGGGCCTCCCAGCGCACATAGTCGCTCTCGCGCGAGTACTGCCGCAGGCGGCGCAGCAGGGCCGGCTGTTCAGCATCGGCGTAGGCATTGTTGGCGCGGCCGGCGGGCATCATCGGCTCCGACAAAGGACGCCGCTCTCGGCAATATCTATGTAAGATCGTATCGCTTCAGCCCGCTCCGGGGAATATGGGCGACCCCGTACTTTTGGGTGTGCTTACATAAGACTTAACGCCCTCTGGTGACAGATTGGCGCCATACTCGGTCGAGGTGCGGTGCGAATTTGGTTGCTGGGACCATCGCCCTTCGTCTCCACCGCGCCCGAACAGCGGCATTCGGGCGCGGGCGTATTGCAGAAAGCAGGCACGGCCACTACAATGCCGTGGGTTTGGTCCGGCAGCGGGCGCGCCCCCGGGGCGCGCTTTCGTATGCCGGCGCGCCGGCCAGGCGCAGGCTGAAGCGGCCGGACGCTAGATAGGGGCGGTCATGCCGGCAACCGTGGTGATCGGCGGGCAGTGGGGTGATGAAGGGAAGGGGCGGATCGTCGATCTGCTGGCACGCCGCGCCACGATCGTCGCGCGCTACTCGGCCGGCGACAACGCCGGCCACACCGTGATCAACGACCGCGGCAAGTTCAAGCTCAACGTCGTGCCCGCCGGCATCTTCTACGGCGACAAGACCTGCATCGTCGGCAACGGCGTGGCGCTGGAGCCGGCGCGGCTGCTCACCGAGATCGACAAGCTGGTCGATCGCGGCGTCGCCGTCGACCGGCTGTACGTCTCCGACCGCGCCCACGTGGTCATGCCCTACCATCCGATCATCGACCGGCTGGACGAGGCGCTGCGCGGTCCGCTCGCCGTGGGCACAACCGGGCGCGGCGTCGGCCCCGCCTTCGCCGACAAGGTCGGCCGTATCGGTATCCGCGTCGGCGACCTGGTCGACACGGAGCGCTTCACCGAACGGCTGCGCTACGTGCTGGAGTACAAGAACCGCGTGCTCACCCACCTCTACGGGGCCGCGCCGCTGGACTTCGACACCGTGCTGCGCGAGTACAGCGCCTACGGCCGGCGGCTGCAGCCCTTCGTCACCGACACCTCGCTGCTGGTGCAGCAGGCGCTGGACCGCGGCGAGGACGTGCTGCTCGAAGGCGCGCAGGGGGCGCTGCTCGACCTCGACTTCGGCACCTACGAGTACGTCACCAGCTCCGTGCCCTCCTCCTCGGCGGCGGGCGCGGCGCTGGGCATCGGCATCGGACCCAACGAGATCACGCGCACGGTGGGCGTCTACAAGGCGTACCAGACGCGTGTCGGCGGCGGCCCGATGCCCACGGAGCTGTTCGACGAGACGGCGGCGCACATCGCGCGGCGCGGCGACGAGTTCGGCACCAATACCGGCCGCGCCCGCCGCTGCGGCTGGTTCGACGCCGTGGCCGCGCAGTACACGCGCCGCCTCAACGGCCTCACCGACGCCGTGGTCACGCGGCTGGACGTGCTGGACGAGCTGCCGGAGCTGAAGATCGGCACCGCCTACGCCGCCGGCGGCGAGCGGCTGCCGAGCTTTCCTGCCAGTCTGCCGCTGCTCCAGTCCTGCCAGCCGGTCTACGAGACGCTGCCCGGCTGGCAGTGCCCCACCAGCGACGTGCGCGCCTTCGACGATCTGCCGCTGCCGGCGCAGGGCTACGTGCGCCGCATCGAGCAGCTTTTGGGCTGCCCGGTGAGCATCGTCTCCGTCGGCCCCGAGCGCGAGCAGGCGATCCGCGTGCGCTCGATCATCGGGGCGTAGGGCGTTGGGCGCAGAGTAGAGGGTTTAGGGTATAACAGCAGGCGCGCGGGGATGAACGCGGACTGTCAGGTCGACTTCGTCGCAGCCAAATGAGTTGCAACCCAGCGCGATGCCTGCAACACCCATGGTTCGGCGATGGGGTAGGATGCGCCAGTACATGCTGTGCGATTCTGTCACTGCGGGACGCCGATCGATAGTCGATATATGTGCCGCGGCATAGGAGAACCTGCTGATGCGCTCGCGTCCCGCCATGCTCCTACTCTTCCTATGCACTGCAGCCTGTACCTCATCGAACAATAGTAAGTCCGTGACGACCCAGGCGACGATCGCCTCATCTGCGGCCTTGTCTACCGCCTCATCCACGGTTGCAATTGCCGAGACTCCACTGCCATCCCCCAGCCAGATTCTTGCGCCGCCAACCGCGCCCTCGGTGACGGCAACCCCATTGCTGGCGACCACCCCAACACAGATTCCACCACCGAGTCCAAGTCCTGTTGCGTTAGATGGCGTGGCTTGCTCGCAGACAGATGCGGTCGTTGCACACGACACGCTGAAACCCATCTTTGCCGAGATCAATGATGAGATCCAAGCGCTGGCCGCGGCGGGCAACGCTCCGCCGCTATCCCTGAACCCGCGGCTCCTCGCTACGTCCCAAAGGGTGGCGAATACGACAGTTCCGCCGTGCGCTCAGCCGGTGAAGAGTTCAATGCTAAACTACGTGAATAGCCAGACGGCTGCGCTTATCGCCATCTCTACAAATCCTTCAGGCGCGGCGCAGGCAGAGCGTGATGCCCAAGGCGATCTCGCTGATATGCTCCGCGCCTACGACGCACTCTCACAAGAAGCACAAACCGCCAGCGGTACATCACCGGCCACTCCCGCGCTGAGGTAGGTTCGGCACGGCTCTTCCGCCGGATAGTGTGAGGGAACTGGAGCCCGTACTGAAAGGGAGCTGGCCATGCGCTATCTTCCCGTCGCTCTTGTCGCCGGCGACGTGCTGAATCGGGCTCTGGTCTGAGCCGTCCAAGCCGACAAGAGGTTCGAGGCGAAATATCACTTCCCTCCCCTAACGCGTTGGGGGACGGGCGGGGGAGGGAGCGATGGCCCAGCTCGACGGCAAAGTCGCCGTGATTACCGGCGGCGCCAGCGGAATCGGCGAGGGCGCCGTGCGCCGCTTCGTGGAGGCGGGGGCGCGCGTCGTGATCGCCGACGTGCAGGACGCCCGCGGCCAGAAGCTCACGGAGGAGCTGGGCACGGCCACGAGCTTCCGCCATGTGGACGTGGCGCAGGAAGCGGACGTGCAGGGCGCGATCGCCCACGCCGTCAAAACGTTCGGCTGTCTGGACTGCATGATCAACAACGCGGGCATCGGCGGCGGCGCCGGTCCGATCGAAGAGACGGACATGGCCGCCTGCGACGCGACGCTGGCCGTGCTGTTGCGCGGGGTGGTGCTGGGCATGAAGCACGCGGCGAAGCTGATGAAGGCGCAGGGCAGCGGCAGCATCATCAGCACGGCCAGCGTGGCGGGGCTGGGTGTGGGCTACGGCCCGCATATCTACAGCGCGGCGAAGGCGGCGGTGATCCACCTCACCCGCTCCGTGGCGAACGAGCTGGGCGAGAGCGGCATCCGCGTCAACTGTATCTGTCCCGGCTTTATCGTCACGCCGATCTTCGGCAAGGCGATGGGACTTTCGGCGGAGCAGGCAGACCTGACGCTCGACGCGGTCAAGGGCGTCGGCGCGCGGGCGCAGCCGGTGCAACGCGCCGGCATGCCCGCGGACATCGCCGAGGCGATGCTCTGGCTGGCGAGCGACGCCAGCAGCTTCGTCACCGGCCACGCGCTGGTAGTGGACGGCGGCCTGACCACGGGCATGCTCTGGTCGGAGCGGCAGAAGCTGGCCGAGCAGCGCTTCGGCGGCGCCGCGCCGCCTACGGCCGGCCGGCCGTAAGCTCGCCAGCCGCGCTGCCCGCGCCCCTCACGGCAGCGCCGCGGTACACTGTGCAAACACGTGGAGCCGCGCAGCCGTGCGACATGTGGCGCGAGCGGACGCGAGGGGCGGCGATGACAGCCTACGCCTTCGACAACGCCTGGCAGCAGGCCCGACGGCGACTGGCCTTGCTGGAAGAGTGCCTCGACCCGGCGACGCAACGGCGGATGTCGGCGCTGGGTTTGCACGAAGGCTGGTCCTGCCTCGAGCCTGGCGCGGGCGGCGGCTCGATCGTGGACTGGCTGTGCTCGCAGGTGGGCGCCCCCGGCCGTGTGCTTGCCACCGATCTCGATACGCGCTTTCTTGATGCCCTCACGCGGCCGAACCTCGAAGTGCGCCGCCACAATCTGGCCAGTGATGCCTTGCCCGCGGGCGCATTCGACCTCGTGCACACACGGTTGGTGCTGATGCACATCCCCGAGCGCGAGCAGATCCTGCCGCGGCTCGTTGCCGCGTTGAAGCCCGGCGGCTGGCTGTTGCTCGAAGAGCACGATATCTTCCCCGTGACCGCGGCGGCCGGCGGGCCGTACGCCGAGATGTGGGGCGCGGTGACCCGTGCACTGCACGCGGCCGGCGGGCTGAGCGACTGGGGGAGGCGGCTGCCGGCCCTGCTCGCGGCGCAGGGGCTGGCCGAGCTGGGCGCAGAAGGCGACGTGCCCGTCTTTCCCGGCGGCTCCGCGATGGCCGAGTTCTGGCGCCTGAGCTGGGAGCAATTGCGCGAGCCGATGCGTAAGACCGGCGCCCACGAGCAGGTGCTCGATCGGGCGCTGGACGCGCTGGGCGACGCACGGCAATGGTTCCTCGGTCCGGCCACGATGGCCGCCTGGGGGCGACGGCC
Protein-coding regions in this window:
- a CDS encoding AAA family ATPase → LVTLTGPGGTGKTRLALQAAADLLDDFADGVFFVDLAPLGEPGRVASAIAQALGVRETELEPVADTLRAHLRDKRLLLVLDNFEHLTEAAPLLPELLGAAPGLTLLVTSRVPLHLRGEREFPVPPLPLPRTDGAPSGLAAAAGSPAVALFVQRAQAVRPDFVLSAENAEAVAAICARLDGLPLAIELAAARTKLLPPAALLSRLEQPLPLLVGGARDAPERQRTLRDTLAWSHALLSPEEQALFRRLAVFPGGCTLAAAEAVCGALDGVGEVLASLAALVDHSLVLRLDDPTGEPRYRLLETIRAYALEQLAVSGEEERLRQAQAVHFIGFLRRAVRGRMFQRIDPEIDNLHAVLAWCLAREDLSTGGRVLWPLYFYGMRFGHLQHVRGWPERFLVLPAAQAPTVSRARLLCLAGTLRWWGGGQRTELALVEASIVLSRELGDRTCLNVALNTLGEAVIRWDPPRGCGLLEEQLLLSRELNDRVSEAIGLFLLAYGLIIAGDAAAASGRRAELERLASRTGDPIYQGWALLTQMMFAAMGGDWAAMRALREPLRRPLMAVDGGIGGFAVQALILQPLELRHQWDISSMANALEALLYLARGGGNFAAFPFWMVMEVGMLAALRSDAPSAARWFGAAERWSDGQLLPRAWADLYERDLKAARAALSEDEFKRCWADGEGLTLVQALDAALAYVRRVAATEDGETVSAGTRPPLSDAAHGEGEA
- a CDS encoding adenylosuccinate synthase — its product is MPATVVIGGQWGDEGKGRIVDLLARRATIVARYSAGDNAGHTVINDRGKFKLNVVPAGIFYGDKTCIVGNGVALEPARLLTEIDKLVDRGVAVDRLYVSDRAHVVMPYHPIIDRLDEALRGPLAVGTTGRGVGPAFADKVGRIGIRVGDLVDTERFTERLRYVLEYKNRVLTHLYGAAPLDFDTVLREYSAYGRRLQPFVTDTSLLVQQALDRGEDVLLEGAQGALLDLDFGTYEYVTSSVPSSSAAGAALGIGIGPNEITRTVGVYKAYQTRVGGGPMPTELFDETAAHIARRGDEFGTNTGRARRCGWFDAVAAQYTRRLNGLTDAVVTRLDVLDELPELKIGTAYAAGGERLPSFPASLPLLQSCQPVYETLPGWQCPTSDVRAFDDLPLPAQGYVRRIEQLLGCPVSIVSVGPEREQAIRVRSIIGA
- a CDS encoding glucose 1-dehydrogenase, which encodes MAQLDGKVAVITGGASGIGEGAVRRFVEAGARVVIADVQDARGQKLTEELGTATSFRHVDVAQEADVQGAIAHAVKTFGCLDCMINNAGIGGGAGPIEETDMAACDATLAVLLRGVVLGMKHAAKLMKAQGSGSIISTASVAGLGVGYGPHIYSAAKAAVIHLTRSVANELGESGIRVNCICPGFIVTPIFGKAMGLSAEQADLTLDAVKGVGARAQPVQRAGMPADIAEAMLWLASDASSFVTGHALVVDGGLTTGMLWSERQKLAEQRFGGAAPPTAGRP
- a CDS encoding class I SAM-dependent methyltransferase, whose amino-acid sequence is MTAYAFDNAWQQARRRLALLEECLDPATQRRMSALGLHEGWSCLEPGAGGGSIVDWLCSQVGAPGRVLATDLDTRFLDALTRPNLEVRRHNLASDALPAGAFDLVHTRLVLMHIPEREQILPRLVAALKPGGWLLLEEHDIFPVTAAAGGPYAEMWGAVTRALHAAGGLSDWGRRLPALLAAQGLAELGAEGDVPVFPGGSAMAEFWRLSWEQLREPMRKTGAHEQVLDRALDALGDARQWFLGPATMAAWGRRPAR